From Polyodon spathula isolate WHYD16114869_AA chromosome 26, ASM1765450v1, whole genome shotgun sequence, one genomic window encodes:
- the si:ch211-76l23.4 gene encoding uncharacterized protein si:ch211-76l23.4 isoform X2, whose translation MRGVANLTEVLDNWRFDILNQMKNLVQNDHQALLPDYSRIPALSEALDDLFKEFNALKERLGELSEKFVGIETFIDEVKAGHAANGGARAEALPKKKVNPKKRNP comes from the exons ATGCGAGGGGTGGCCAATCTAACTGAGGTCCTAGACAACTGGAGATTCGACATCCTGAATCAGATGAAGAACCTTGTTCAGAATGACCACCAGGCCCTCCTCCCAGACTATTCCAG GATCCCGGCCCTGTCGGAGGCCCTGGATGACCTCTTCAAGGAGTTCAATGCGCTGAAGGAACGGCTTGGGGAGCTCAGCGAGAAGTTTGTGGGCATCGAGACCTTCATCGACGAGGTCAAGGCTGGGCACGCTGCCAACGGAGGGGCACGGGCCGAAGCCCTGCCCAAGAAGAAGGTCAACCCCAAGAAGAGGAATCCCTAA